From Apium graveolens cultivar Ventura chromosome 9, ASM990537v1, whole genome shotgun sequence, the proteins below share one genomic window:
- the LOC141684067 gene encoding E3 ubiquitin-protein ligase MIEL1, which produces MEGSTDDRLDFGKMGFGCKHYRRRCKIRAPCCNEIFDCRHCHNEATGAFSIPSDVHDLVRSDVKQVICSVCDTEQPVARTCTNCGVNMGEYFCAVCKFYDDDTDKEQFHCDDCGICRVGGRDNFFHCNKCGSCYSIGLRNNHSCVENSMRHHCPICYEYLFDSLQDTTVMKCGHTMHCECYHEMIKRDKYCCPICSKSVVDMSRTWKRIDEEIEATVMPEDYRYRKVWILCNDCNDTTEVLFHIIGQKYCGLFCALTVGLHISSFIVLRIHRK; this is translated from the exons ATGGAAGGCTCCACAGATGACAGACTTGATTTTGGGAAGATGGGTTTTGG ATGTAAGCATTACAGGAGGAGATGCAAAATTCGAGCTCCCTGTTGCAATGAAATCTTTGACTGTAGACATTGTCACAATGAGGCCACT GGCGCATTCAGCATCCCCTCTGATGTGCACGATCTGGTCCGGTCTGACGTGAAGCAA GTTATTTGTTCTGTTTGTGACACAGAGCAGCCG GTTGCCCGCACTTGCACAAATTGTGGTGTGAACATGGGAGAATATTTCTGCGCTGTGTGCAAATTTTATGATGATGAT ACAGACAAAGAGCAGTTCCATTGTGATGATTGTGGAATCTGTAG AGTTGGTGGCCGTGACAATTTCTTTCATTGCAACAAGTGTG GATCTTGCTATTCAATAGGCTTGAGGAATAACCATTCATGTGTAGAGAACTCCATGCGTCATCACTGCCCAATATGCTACGAG TATCTTTTCGATTCGCTGCAAGACACAACTGTTATGAAATGTGGGCATACTATGCATTGTGAATGTTACCATGAGATGATAAAGCGTGACAA ATACTGCTGTCCCATCTGTTCAAAGTCGGTAGTTGACATGTCTAGAACTTGGAAGAGAATAGATGAGGAG ATTGAAGCTACTGTCATGCCCGAGGATTACAGATATAGGAAG GTATGGATCTTATGTAACGACTGCAATGACACAACAGAAGTTCTCTTCCACATTATTGGACAAAAAT ATTGCGGGCTCTTCTGCGCCTTAACAGTTGGGTTACATATTTCCTCATTTATTGTTCTGCGGATCCATCGGAAGTAG